The Anastrepha ludens isolate Willacy chromosome 2, idAnaLude1.1, whole genome shotgun sequence genome contains a region encoding:
- the LOC128855284 gene encoding histone-lysine N-methyltransferase SETMAR-like codes for MEKKEFRVLIKHCFLMGKNTVEAKQWLDDHYGTSAPGKSTVIDWYADFKRGRTDTNDAHRSGRPNEAVVPEKIKQVHKLVLADRKLKVDDIADIVKISKGSVFTILHDHLSMRKLCSNWVPRLLTVDQKQQRLDDSESCLAMFQKNRKDFLRRYVTMDETWIHHITPESNRQSAEWTADGESRPKRPKTQTSAGKVMASVFWDAHGILFVDYLQKGGRINSEYYMALLTRLKAEIDNAPCHKSMATMVKLNELGFELLPHPPYSPDLAPSDYFLFAELKKMLAGKKFRSDEEVIAETNAYFEGQPKSFYKTGIERLERRWTDCIA; via the exons atggaaaaaaaagaatttcgtgtgctCATTAAACACTGCTttttgatgggaaaaaataccgtcGAAGCAAAACAGTGGTTGGACGATCATTATGGCACCTCTGCACCAGGCAAATCAACAGTGATCGACTGGTATGCTGATTTTAAACGCGGTCGTACGGACACCAACGATGCACACCGCTCTGGTCGCCCAAATGAGGCAGTTGTTCCCGAAAAAATCAAGCAGGTCCATAAATTGGTTTTGGCCGACCGTAAATTGAAGGTGGATGATAttgctgacatcgtaaagatatcaaagggAAGTGTTTTCACCATTTTACACGACCATTTGTCGATGCGGAAGCTATGTTCGAattgggtgccgcgtttgctgaCTGTGGACCAAAAACAGCAACGTCTCGATGATTCCGAGAGCTGTTTGGCCATGTTTCAGAAGAATCGGAAGGATTTTTTGCGTCGGTATGTAACCatggacgaaacatggatccaccacATCACACCCGAGTCGAATCGGCAGTCAGCTGAGTGGACTGCAGACGGTGAAAGCCGCCCAAAGCGACCAAAAACTCAAACGTCGGCCGGCAAGGTTATGGCGTCGGTCTTTTGGGATGCCCATGGTATTCTTTTCGTTGACTACCTTCAAAAGGGTGGGCGCATCAATAGCGAATATTACATGGCACTACTGACGCGTTTGAAGGCCGAAATC gataatgcaccgtgtcacaagtcgaTGGCAACGATGGTTAAATTGAACGAGTTGGGCTTCGAGCTGCTCCCCcacccaccgtattcgccagatttggcccccagcgACTATTTCTTATTCGCTGAGCTCAAAAAAATGCTCGCAGGCAAGAAATTTCGATCGGATGAGGAGGTCATCGCCGAAACTAATGCGTATTTTGAGGGTCAGCcaaaatcgttctacaaaactGGCATCGAACGTTTGGAAAGGCGTTGGACTGACTGTATAGCCTAA
- the LOC128855497 gene encoding uncharacterized protein LOC128855497 has product MASRANKEIWKEFFEVYRSYPEIWKIKSEEYKNKIKKNAAYETLLEKYKEIDPKATVESLKYKINSIRSCYRRELKKLKQSEKSGAGVDDVYVSSLWYFDDLSFLEEQETQRTGLSSIENEEHEDTTFEDNAPAAKKAKTEFGKKEKEELLKKAVKALEDSTRPNDDASTFSSTWEVLFRKLDPTQQLFANKTIMEVLYQGALGQLNENSHQLFNVPNTRCSSRPLSSSDNSSTCFDKRTMQNRASTPFFYSDNSSTCFVASTVQNRPEYIISPPLPSPTQLISTPASQVQYTRFHSTVQPQQYQQISSINIQPQETINTQQYGNNTEYRTFSDLLNDSEYS; this is encoded by the exons ATGGCATCGCGGGCAAACAAGGAAATTTGGAAGGAGTTCTTCGAAGTATATCGAAGCTATCCAGAAATCTGGAAAATTAAAAgtgaagaatataaaaataaaataaaaaagaatgctGCCTATGAAACACTTCTGGAAAAATATAAGGAGATAGATCCAAAAGCAACTGTGGaaagtttgaaatataaaataaactcaatTCGCTCATGTTATCGACgcgaactaaaaaaattaaagcaaagtgAGAAATCTGGAGCAGGAGTTGATGACGTATATGTGTCATCTTTGTGGTACTTTGAtgatctatcattcttggaagAACAAGAAACACAGAGGACTGGTTTGTCATCAATAGAAAATGAAGAACATGAGGACACTACTTTCGAAGAC aatgCACCTGCCgcaaaaaaagccaaaacagaatttggtaaaaaagaaaaagaagagttGCTTAAGAAAGCAGTCAAAGCTTTAGAAGATTCGACGCGGCCAAATGACGATGCGAGTACCTTCAGTTCGACTTGGGAAGTCCTGTTCAGGAAACTTGACCCTACTCAACAATTATTTGCGAATAAAACAATTATGGAGGTGTTGTACCAAGGAGCTTTGGGTCAGTTGAACGAAAACTCCCATCAATTGTTCAACGTACCAAACACAAGATGTTCATCAAGACCTCTTTCTTCTAGCGACAACTCGTCCACATGTTTTGATAAGCGAACAATGCAAAATCGTGCatcaacaccttttttttatAGCGACAACTCGTCCACATGTTTTGTTGCAAGTACAGTGCAAAATCGTCCGGAATACATTATTTCTCCCCCACTTCCGAGTCCAACGCAATTGATATCTACTCCTGCATCTCAAGTTCAGTACACCAGATTTCATAGCACAGTTCAGCCACAGCaatatcaacaaatttccaGCATTAATATACAACCACAGGAAACCATAAATACTCAACAATACGGAAACAACACAGAATATCGGACATTTTCGGACTTGCTAAACGACTCTGAATATTCTTaa
- the LOC128855292 gene encoding putative nuclease HARBI1 gives MHTKAVPAVLQLAACLSLLASGGYQHATGNDYLIGMCQSTVSKLTGNVLEEIEAKLCPKHIKFEPDDSRRCKEWFVENYQIPGVVGCIDGTHIGLQKPTVNEHMYFNRKGFHSINAMLICDHTTKILAINCQYGGAAHDSFIWKHSNERMVMEHRFLHNRSDNAWLLGDSGYPLEPWCITPYRNPSDGSGEARFNEIYSKARCIIERTNGVLKGRWRILEYNKRGRYDPIKVARFANVCAAFHNICIQCNVSFTATNSESQTASDIVSEEGQYTRIGQTIRDQIKILLMNST, from the exons ATGC aCACAAAAGCTGTTCCGGCGGTGCTCCAACTGGCTGCGTGTCTCAGCCTACTCGCAAGTGGTGGCTATCAGCATGCAACAGGCAATGACTATTTGATAGGAATGTGCCAGAGCACTGTCTCGAAATTAACGGGCAATGTTTTGGAAGAAATTGAAGCCAAATTGTGTCCTAAACATATAAAATTTGAGCCAGATGATTCGAGGAGGTGCAAAGAGTGGTTTGTTGAGAACTATCAAATTCCAGGAG tggTTGGATGCATTGATGGCACCCACATTGGACTACAAAAGCCCACGGTCAACGAGCACATGTATTTCAACAGGAAGGGTTTTCATAGCATAAATGCGATGTTG ATTTGCGACCACACTACGAAAATTCTCGCAATAAACTGCCAATATGGGGGTGCAGCCCACGACTCATTCATATGGAAGCATTCAAACGAACGAATGGTTATGGAACATCGTTTTTTGCACAATAGGAGTGACAATGCCTGGCTGCTAG ggGACTCTGGATATCCACTTGAGCCGTGGTGCATAACACCGTACAGAAATCCATCGGACGGATCAGGTGAAGCAAGGTTCAATGAAATTTATTCCAAGGCAAGGTGCATCATTGAACGAACTAATGGTGTACTGAAAGGTCGGTGGAGAATACTAGAATACAACAAAAGAGGAAGATATGATCCTATAAAAGTGGCTAGGTTTGCGAATGTGTGTGCAGCGTTTCACAACATTTGTATACAATGTAATGTGAGCTTTACAGCAACAAATTCAGAGAGTCAAACCGCATCTGACATAGTGTctgaagaaggccagtatactaGAATCGGCCAAACAATCAGAGATCAAATTAAAATCTTGTTGATGAACtcgacataa